AGAAGCTGCAGATCGACACCGCGACGGTGACCGGCACCGTAACCGATCAATATGGAACGACCACCGGCACAAACAGCGACCAGGCCAACTACATCGGCGTGACACCGAAGATCGCGATCGACAAGGTGACGGTCGACGGCACGCTGGATGCGAACGGCAACCTCGTCCTGGCGGACGGCAAGGGGGCTGCCGGCGACAACCTGACCATCATCGCCGGCGAGAACATCATCTGGGAGTACAGGGTCACCAATCCCGGCGATGTCGCGCTGTCCAATGTGACGGTGACCGATGATCACGCGGGCGTGACGCCCACGAGCCTGCTGAACGGCGACGGCTTCAATGTCGGCGACACCAACGAGGACGGCAAGCTCGACACCAACGAGACCTGGATCTACACGGCTGCCGGGGTCGCGATCGACGGTGCCTACACCAACAAGGGCACGGCGAGCGGCAGCTTCACCGACAGCACCGGGCATATGGCGACGCCGACGGCCAGCGACTCGTCCGGCTACACCGGCGTCAATCCTGCCATCGCTATCGACAAGGTGACAACGGGCGTCGACTCCGTGACTGTCGTGGACGGCATTGTAACGTCCACGCATGCGTCGACCGGTGATGGTCTCAGCTTCCTGGCGGGCTACGGGGTTACCTGGACCTACACCGTCACGAATTCCGGCGACGTCGCGCTGGCGAACGTCGCCGTGACGGACGATCAGCCCGGCGTTTCGCCCACCGCCGTGCTGCAGGCCGATCACGTTCACAATGTCGGCGACATCAACGACAACGGATTGCTGGATGTCGGTGAGAGCTGGATCTTCACGGCCTCCGGGACCTCCGTCCTCGGCAACTACAGCAATACGGGAACAGCGAGCGGGTCGTTTACCGATACGGCTCATCATACTGTCACCCCTACAGCCAGTGATCCCTCAAGTTACATCGGCACCTTCACCGAGCAGGGCGGCACGCTGACCCAGGGATTCTGGGGCAGTCATACCGATGCCTGGGATGGGACGCTGGGCAAGGAAAGCAATTCAACCAAGAGCGCTTATAGCAGCGGCGTGCTCTCGGCCCTGGACGTCAATCCGCGGCACGACGGTAATCTCCTGCTCGGCGATTCCAACCACAACGGTGTGGCGGACGATGCCCACGATCTGCTGATCTCGGACGCGTTGGCGGCGTCGATTCTGTCGTCGAGCACGAGCGGCGATGCGCGCATCATGATGCTGCAGCAGACGATTGCGGCGCAGCTGAACATCGACAACGGCAAGGCAGAGCCGAACGACCTGATCGACGAAGCGGTGATGTGGCTGACCGGCAAGGGCGCCTGGAGCGGCAATGGCTTCACCGTCGACGCCGACATTAACGGCATCATCGATACGTCCGGCGGCAAGCTCGCCGGCTCGGCGGTGTCGACCAGCGGCAATGCCTGGCAGAAGTACGTCGACGTGACTGATCCATCCTCGGGCATCGCCGACTGGAATGGCGGCAAGGAAGCCGACGGCGAAGGTCTCAAGAACGCGCTGATGTGGTGGAATGACGGCCACCTCGTGACCAGCACGTCGGGACAGGTCGCCTACGACACGAACGGGACGTCCGCTGGCGGCATCAATCCGGCAACTGTCAATCTGAACACGCTGGACGAGTTCTGGCTGACATTGCACCAGCAGACGTCGTTGACCGGGATTGCCTGATCGTTTGCGGATGGATGGACGACGATGCCGAACGCGGCCGGGTGCTCCGCGCCGGGCCATGCTCGGCCGTCGTTCCGTCATACGGCTCGATGGTTCGATCGGGCATGACAGTTGAACGGGTTCGCGATGACGGGCCCGTCGCAGCCGACTGATCAATCCGGCCTCCAGAACAAGGAGCGCAACCGGGAGCGTCGGTCACCGCACGCACGGCGCCTTGCCGCCTTGCCGCTCTGCATCATGCTGGCCGCCTGCGGGGGGGGGGGGGGGTCGCCAGGCCGTCGAGGAACAGGCCGATCCGGCGCCTGTCAATTTAAACGCTGCACTGGCGGATTGTCGCAATGCCTTTCCGGATCAAATCGTGCAAGCTGTGGCGCGTGCCTCATGCGTGGTTAAGGCGATGGACCTGGTGCGGCCCTTGTTGCCGTTTCCGGAACTGCTCGACCGGGAGAACGCCTTGCGCAGATCGCTGGCCGAGCAGGTTCAAGGCGGAAAGATCTCTCTGCTCGAGCGAAATCTTCAGATGCAGAAGCTGCATTTGCAGATCCTGGAGGAGGAGCGAAGCAGGCAATCCTCCGCGCCGGCCGACTCCGGCAAGCAGCCATTGGCGGTGACGCAGTGGCGGCAGTCCAATCCGGAGGTGTGCGGGCGGCTCGGAGGTGATACCGCGAATTGCTATTGAGCCGGGCAATGTTGAGAGCCATTGAATCCCGCCCCTGGGCACCACGTCGATTTTCATCCTTTAATCCTGTTGCGCTTTTTGGCGATGTTGTCCTGTTCGGACCGCACCGCTGATGTTGGCGGGACAATTTTGTTCGCGGTAAGTGCCGCGGCAAGTCTCGTGGCAGCCTCGTTGGCGAGGCGTTTCTGGTCCGCGCCGCGCGTGTAAGTCGCCACCCGTTTTCGGCTCTCCCAGCCAAACAGCGCCACAAGTTGTTCATTTGTTCGTCGGTCGCGCCTAGATCGGCGGCGATCGTTGCCCCGGCCCTTCATGGCCCGCGCGCGCTGCAATGACGGAGGCCAGCTGCATCGTACCAATCTCGGAAACAGTTCCCGAACCCCGCATCGCTGAACAGTTGCCGAAACCGGTAACGATATAGTTGAGTCGGTCAATCTTCGATATCGATCATCGACGGAAGCGCTGGCAGTACCGGTTGGCTCACGTCCTTCGCTGCTTTACCCACGTGTCGTGACTTTCTTCGGCGTAACCTCAGCCATCCGTCCTTGACGTGCTGCGGGCCCATTCGGAGTACGTCAGCGCGGCGCTGACCCGTGAGGAGCAACAGGCAAGCGCGAGAACCGCCGGCGAACCGACCCCGTAGTGATCGATGGACTTCGCCAACTTCATCCAACGTGCAGGTGTGGAAGCCGCCTGTAGCGATGGGAATGTAGGGGACAGCCTTCGCCGGATTGTCCCTCGCTTCGTCGAGACTCATCAAATGATCAAATACCGCGCTAGGCTTTGAGGAATTCATTTCGCCGCCTCAACGAACGTTTCGAGCGCATCGATCTGACGCGCCGCAAAGACGATTGATCCCGCCGCACGTTTGTGAACCAGTTCACAATCACGCTCCCGATGCGGATGGGGCAGCTAACCTTGATCGGTTAGGTTAAGGACAGAAACATCTTTGCGGCGTCTGCAATTAAAATTGAGACCACGCAAGCTGGGATAAGGCTCAGCGTGTCGCTTGGAATGCTTTAGAATTCTATTACGCGGCGACGTTGTTGGTTTTCCAGTTGCGCTTAACCCTTCGATTTTTAGAAGTGATTTCAATCATGACCCGTTCGCTGAAAAAAATTCTGGACTGGGATGTTTCTGCGGGGGATGACCCGGCGCAAGCAGTTGCCTGTGTTCTCTTAATACTTGTCTCGGTACTGCTATTTGTTAGCGGTGACGGCGAACCCCCTGGGTTCGATTTTTCGTGTTTTTGGGCTGCGGGCACGATGGCGCTCGATGGCCACGCGGCGTCCGCCTACGATTGGGAGCAACTGCATCAGCAAATTGTTGTTCGGATGCAACTGATCAATCACGTCTCGTATCCCTACGATCAGTTTCCAATTCCGTTTTTTTATCCGCCTGTGTTTTTCTTGGTATTGGCGCCCTTGGCGCTCCTGCCGTTTCCGATTGCGTTCTGGGTTTGGAGCGCGGCAAAGCTATTTTGCTGGCTCCTCGTTATCTATGCCATCCGGCCACGCTCCGCCGCGCTCCTGCTGGCGCTCGCCACTCCGCCCATCTTCTACGATATGTTTCACGGCCAAAGCGGGCTGCTTGCGGCATCGTTGTTTGGTGGCATCTTGTTGACATTGAATAGGCGTCCAATCTTCAGTGGCTTCTTGCTCGCGTTCCTTATCTTCAAACCTCAATACGGCATTCTTCTCCCTTTCGTGTTGGTCGCCACCAGGCGTTGGAGCATCATCATCACCACCGTTTTGGTAATGCTGGCCCTAGTGCTGCTCACCGGAGTCACCTTCGGCTGGGATACTTTCAGGGCATTTGGTGAGGCGGCTACTTTTGGAACGACACGGTTTCACCTTAGTGGAGGGCTAGCATGGTATAATTTGTCGAGTGTTTATGGACTACTTCGGCTGGTCGGCTTTGGTTACGGAGTGGCCTTGTCGTTCCACATAGCCGTCGCGTCAGCCACGGTGATTTGGGTGGTTGTCATATGGAGTCGCAACGTCTGCTTCGCCATTCAGGCGGCCAGCCTGCTTGTGGCAACGCCGCTCATTTCTCCTTACTTTGCCATCTACGATCTGCCGATCCTAGCGATGGCGTTGGTCTTTCTCATGAACGCGAACATGGATCAGGTCTCGCTGCTCTCGAATCGACGAGCCCTCCGGATCGGTCTCAGTACCATAATCGTACTAGGATACGCTTTCCCGTTCGTGCTCATGCCCGTTGGTCCGTTTATGTGCGCGACCATGATTGTGATCGTCTGGATGAAAATGCGGCAACTCGAGGCTAGCGGGATAATCATAAGCGAGCAGCCGCGAAAATCTGCAACGGTCCGAGGCTATTAACTCGGGTCTACCCAATTGCGGCGGCGCGCCAATGACGCCGCCCAGGCTGCCTGCCAACCAAGACGTCAAGTGCACTCGCCGCGGCAGGCGCATAAGCGTTCTACAGAGCAATTTAGATCCACTCTCGGGCCACACCGTGCGGCAGTTCCGATGCGAATGCAGAGAGCGCATTTGGAAAGACGATTGAGGCCGCCTCAGCGCGGGCTGCATGCCAAGCCGCTGTCCATGGAATACATCCAGCGGCCGATGAGACCCTGATCTCTCTCGCTGGCCACCTGCGTGCTTTTGTCCGGTTGACCCCGGCAATGGTCGCACCTTCAAAAATAGGACTTGTGCATAATGAGTGAGTAGACATTTAAATAGGTCGATCTGACCAGTCCGGCACCTTCGGCACCGCGAGGCGAAAAATGAATTGGGGTAAGGCAGTCTTGCTGCTCTCCTGCTTGTTTCTTGGGTGTGCAGACCTCATCACCACCAATGAGATCCTGCATCTTGGGTTGGGCGAGTTGAACCCGTTCATGCGGGTAGCCCAAGCATGGTTCGGTACGTGGTGGCTCATTCCCAAGCTGGGCTTAACGTATCTCGTCATGTGGCTGCTCTGGCGGAGCAACAACATCTATAATATCGCTCTCGTAGTAGCGTTCTGCTCTACGCCTGTGCTGAACAACCTCATGCTTATCGCCGGCACGAACTGAAGCGGTCACGCGTCGGTTGTCGCAACCGGCGACGTGAGGTTGTTCGGTGCGGCTGGCGATCCGATCGCCTCTGAAAAAGCTGCGCCGTCGAGCTCGAAATGTCGTCGTGTCGTCGTGTCCCGGCGGCGCCCTGTTGTTGCTGGGTCCTGAAATTCGCCAGCGAGCTATGATCTAGCAGCGTATCCATCCGACCTAGGCCGCGGACAGGGGCTCACCGAATCCACCGCTTGAGGAGTTCGGGGTCTTCCTTGTGCATCCTGATGAGCTCCATCAGGTTTTCGATGCCGAAGTCAGTGAACGCCATGACCTGGTCGTCACCTATGCCGTAAACCCAGATGACGCCATCCTCTGTGCCCATTCCGTTGGCCACGTCCCAGAGCCAGTCCTCGTCTTCGCCGAGGTCTTTTGCGACGCGAGCGATGGTAAAGACGGCGTGAACCTTGTTGACGTGCATGGCTACGCCGCCTGGGCGGAGGACCTCGACGCAGAAGGCGTCCAGTTCCAGGGCAGCAACTCGTGCAGGCGGTTCTGCGGCATGTCGGCGATGCGCGCGAAGACGTCGGCAAGCCAGGCTTTCGGGTCGATGTCGTTGAGACGCGCCGTCACGAGAAGCGTGGCCATCACGGCAGCCCGCTCGGCGCCGCGATCAGAACCGGCGAACAACCATGCCTTTCTTCCCAGAGCAAGCCTTGAGTCATTGTGCGCCCCTTCTTTAAGTGCTTGTAAACATTGGAAGCGTGTCCGCGTCAATTTCGCGAGACGGGCGACCCTTTCGGGCAATCGCTGTTTTGACCGCCTCGGACGCCAAATCGGCAGCTCGAATCTGACAGGGTGCTCGCGGAACAACCTGCACAGCAGGAAGAACGCCGCTGGAGACAAGGCGGCGGATCATATGACTTGAGACACCGAGCGCTTTTGCGGCCTCGATCTGCGTAAGCCATTCGCCGTTTTTTTCCGCTGAACGGTAGGCATGGATGCCACGCACACGGCGAATAGAGCTGACCCGATGTGCTGTCCAGGTCTTACCCATGCCGGTGGGCAAGCCCATGCGATTGAGCGTGGCGGCGATGTGCTCGTCAGACCAGCGCCCGGCCATGCTGCGGACAACAGCCAAGGCATCTTCCGCCGTGGAGGAACCGTGTTCACCGGAGCGCGGCTTGCGGATCCGAAGCTCGGAGTGCTGCCCACCCTGCCAATGGATCGTGAGCACAACGTCGCGTACCGCATCGTCGACGTCCGCGATGATGTCGACAATCAAGGCTCGCAGTAGCTGCTGGCGCGCGCGCATCGTCACATCAGGGGATTTCCAGGCTACGGACAGGTTATCCACCAGATCGGCAAAGGTGCCGGGATCGACCGCGTGGCCGGATGACTGATGGTCATTCTGGCGATTTTCCAGCTCGCGCAGACGGCGCAAAGCGTATTCCCAGTTCTTCTCCAACTGCGCAGCGATCAGGCGATTATCGGGGTCACAGGCAGCGTAGCGGCGCTCAGCAAGCGTGGCATCGTACCGGGCTTGCTGGAGTTCCAGATCAAGGATCCGGCGCTTGTCATCTTGGCGTTCCCGTTGCATGCGCTGCGCCTCGAACGCGGCCTCGATCGCCATGGGTTCTACCGCTCGTAACAGTTCTCGTGCAACTGCCGCGTCGATCTTTGAAGCACCGAATATCATACAGCGAAGCCGACCTGCCAGACTACCCTTGTCACAGC
The DNA window shown above is from Bradyrhizobium sp. ISRA464 and carries:
- a CDS encoding glycosyltransferase family 87 protein, which translates into the protein MTRSLKKILDWDVSAGDDPAQAVACVLLILVSVLLFVSGDGEPPGFDFSCFWAAGTMALDGHAASAYDWEQLHQQIVVRMQLINHVSYPYDQFPIPFFYPPVFFLVLAPLALLPFPIAFWVWSAAKLFCWLLVIYAIRPRSAALLLALATPPIFYDMFHGQSGLLAASLFGGILLTLNRRPIFSGFLLAFLIFKPQYGILLPFVLVATRRWSIIITTVLVMLALVLLTGVTFGWDTFRAFGEAATFGTTRFHLSGGLAWYNLSSVYGLLRLVGFGYGVALSFHIAVASATVIWVVVIWSRNVCFAIQAASLLVATPLISPYFAIYDLPILAMALVFLMNANMDQVSLLSNRRALRIGLSTIIVLGYAFPFVLMPVGPFMCATMIVIVWMKMRQLEASGIIISEQPRKSATVRGY
- a CDS encoding DUF5658 family protein, producing MNWGKAVLLLSCLFLGCADLITTNEILHLGLGELNPFMRVAQAWFGTWWLIPKLGLTYLVMWLLWRSNNIYNIALVVAFCSTPVLNNLMLIAGTN